Part of the Citrus sinensis cultivar Valencia sweet orange chromosome 2, DVS_A1.0, whole genome shotgun sequence genome, ataattgtgaaaaaaaagagtctgttgtcttatatttttacaatgattaattttttattaaacggTTGTAAGTTACGTTTTATTTTGTAAGACAACAAGTGcctaaaatatattaaagaaaagtATGTATAGATTCCTTGGAGGCTGAAGTCCCAAtaaaaacactaaaaaattatgtactCGGGATTAGGAAGGCCTCAACCCTCAAGCATATGACATATTCATTAACACTTTCCTTAATTGCATTAGGAGGAAGTCTAAACTCTCAGAAGAATTGGAAAACAACCCTTAAATGCTGTTCTTCACCTCACTCTCTTGAAGAGCTTGTAATTATTATAGTCATCTTACGATATGACTTAGTTCATACTTAGAAAACACAATTGTTTTGGctttcaaatttgataaaaagaaaaagacaatgaAATCTATCCCAAATTGAACATAGTTTTGAAGGCTAGTGttattgaaattcaatttgataagAACAAGCACCACATTGTTAAGAGCTAGAGACGCAGACTTGTTTTGGCCACTGCAAATTATGGGAGAATAAACAATGGGCCGGGTACCCTTAAGCCAActtttaacaatttaaaaccTCCAAAGATAGTTCATTCATAAAGTTAATGATTGTACGTGCCTATTGAGAGAGACTATACTCTTTGAGTTTCTAGAGGGCTAATGGTCGGACTAGTGTTCATGTTAATGTGGGATGCTTGAAAAGGCAAAGTAATGCGTTCAGTATCAGCACACACGAACATGAGATGAACTATTTCGATACGGCAGGCATTGGCATGACAATGTTGCTATCTAATGTTACCACATCTCATCCAACTCCCACAATTTTTACAGCTCTTCAGCCAAAAACAACACAAACCAATTCAACTCATTCAAGCAATTTAACAAACAGAACGTGAGCAAAAGCaatgataattgataataaaaacattaattatctGGAGTTACCTTATCTCGTTCAACTCCCACAATTCGGCTCTTTTCACAAAAGATACATCAAGACACTTCAACTCATGCAGGCAATTTAACAAACGTATCATGtgcaaaaacagaaaaaaactCATGTTCACTACAAATCCAAATTacactttttttaaaactacaaatcaccaaaagaaaaaagagagcaCACAAAAATCAACATAATCATCTCTAAACAACGGAAACTTTAGCGCCAGCTTCTTCAAGCTGTTTCTTAGCATCTTCAGCATCATCTTTCGACACGCCTTCTTTGAACTTCTTAGGCAACCCTTCAATAAGGTCCTTAGCCTCTTTCAAGGCCAAGTTCGTCAGCGCTCTCACGGCCTTAATGACCGCGATTCTCGCATTACTGGGCACCTCGTCAATGACGACGTCGAACTCCGTCTTCTCCTCCACGGCAGCAGGCGCTTCGGCTACGGGGGCACCGGGGGCGACACCTACTGCGGCGGCGGGGGCGAAGGCGGCGGCGGAGACGCCGAGCTTATCCTGGAGGTAGTCGACGAGGTTGCAGACTTCTTGGAGAGTGAGGGAAGAGATCTCGGTGGCGAGCTTTTCGATTTTCTCGGGGGCTTCGACAGCGCAAAGGGGGCGCAAGTGAGAAGCACGGTTGGTTTGGGTGGGGAGGTGGTAAGATGGGAATTTAAGGAATTGTTTGGGGTAAGGGAAGGAGGGAGTGGGGCGTGAACGGAGAGTGAGTGTTGTTGTTGCCGCCGCCGTTGCTGAGATTGTTGccattttttttggattttggagGTTTGAGGAGCAGAAGAGAGTGAGAAACGAAGATAGCAAAAGGATAAGGGGCTGTGCGGGACTGCGGGTGGCAagtaaagagagagagagtatgaATATGATGATGGTGTAATTTGATTGACAGGATTACCCTTGTCCTTTATCAATTTCCAGTGAAAGCCAGGGAAAAATGAAACTAAAACATAAAGGGGCATTCCGAGAATCGAACTCGGGACCTCTCGCACCCAAAGCGAGAATCATACCACTAGACCAAATGCCCGGTTTGGTTCTTCTTTCATTCGGtaataattcaaatattaattagttcaaacaaaaggaaattaataatgttgtaTTTACAAAAACTGCACATTGCGTTAGCCAACATTGAAATTAAGCTCCCAGTGGTAGCAGATGAGTTCAGGTGAGGTCCAGGCTATAAAGAACCCTTggtttaaataaaatacctcagttttaatttataaaatattaactcATATAAAAAGGAATTAACTATATTCCCCGAaaatttcaccctaaaaaaaaaaaaaactcttttaggtttttattataaaatacatacaaaTCCTAGTATGTTTAACTATTTTCTTCTTGTCATCTTATTTATCTCTCCCGAGTTAAaactcttataattttatttaaaaaattatttttattaaaatttaaaatataaacataaattatgaaatgagGTGAATGTAAAAATcgtg contains:
- the LOC102612026 gene encoding 50S ribosomal protein L12, chloroplastic — its product is MATISATAAATTTLTLRSRPTPSFPYPKQFLKFPSYHLPTQTNRASHLRPLCAVEAPEKIEKLATEISSLTLQEVCNLVDYLQDKLGVSAAAFAPAAAVGVAPGAPVAEAPAAVEEKTEFDVVIDEVPSNARIAVIKAVRALTNLALKEAKDLIEGLPKKFKEGVSKDDAEDAKKQLEEAGAKVSVV